The following proteins are encoded in a genomic region of Iodidimonas sp. SYSU 1G8:
- the fabI gene encoding enoyl-ACP reductase FabI, with product MTVANGLMNGKRGLIMGVANNRSIAWGIAQKLHEHGAEVAFTFQGEALEKRVRPLAESVGSTLVLECDVTKPEQIDATFAALEQAWGTIDFVVHAIAYSDKDQLKGRYVDTTADNFAMSLNISCYSFTAVCQRAEKLMPNGGSLLTLTYFGAEKVLPHYNVMGVAKAALEASVRYLAKDLGEKNIRVNAISAGPIKTLAASGIGDFRFILKWNEYHSPLRRNVSIEEVGGSGLYLLSDLSSGVTGEIHHVDSGYNIIGMKDESAPDIIVGGPA from the coding sequence ATGACTGTAGCGAACGGCCTGATGAACGGTAAGCGCGGCCTTATCATGGGGGTCGCCAACAACCGATCCATCGCCTGGGGTATCGCCCAGAAATTGCATGAGCACGGCGCCGAAGTGGCGTTCACCTTCCAGGGCGAGGCGCTGGAAAAACGCGTCCGGCCGCTGGCGGAATCCGTGGGCAGTACGCTCGTGCTGGAATGCGATGTCACCAAGCCGGAACAGATCGACGCGACTTTCGCGGCGCTCGAGCAGGCTTGGGGCACCATCGATTTCGTGGTCCACGCCATCGCCTATTCGGACAAGGACCAGTTGAAGGGCCGCTATGTCGATACGACGGCGGACAACTTCGCCATGTCGCTGAACATCTCGTGCTATTCGTTCACGGCCGTGTGCCAGCGGGCCGAAAAGCTGATGCCGAACGGTGGCAGCCTGCTCACCCTGACCTATTTCGGCGCCGAGAAGGTGCTGCCCCATTACAATGTGATGGGCGTGGCCAAGGCGGCGCTGGAAGCCAGCGTGCGCTATCTGGCCAAGGATCTGGGCGAAAAGAACATCCGTGTGAACGCGATCTCGGCCGGACCGATCAAGACATTGGCCGCGTCGGGCATCGGCGACTTCCGGTTCATCCTGAAGTGGAACGAGTATCATTCTCCGCTGCGCCGCAACGTCAGCATTGAGGAAGTCGGCGGCTCGGGCCTCTATCTTCTCAGCGATCTGTCGAGCGGCGTGACCGGTGAAATCCACCATGTCGACAGCGGCTACAACATCATCGGCATGAAGGACGAGTCCGCGCCCGATATCATCGTCGGCGGACCGGCCTGA
- a CDS encoding cation diffusion facilitator family transporter — translation MSELERATIDIREAAPLMKRAAYASISVAIVLIAVKFAAGLYTGSVAILSSLVDSMLDLMASAVSLFAIFQAVTPADRLHRFGHGKAEAIGSLVQAAVMMGSSAFVLFEAATRLVAPPQVRNAEAGIGVMGFSIAATVGLVLYQRHIVRKTGSTAISADSLHYTSDILINLSVIVALVIAGYTGFAYADPIFALGIAGYLAWSAFAIVRGSFNVLMDKELTDDDRAAVKTLVRAHPGVLAIHDLRTRSSGANVFIQFHIEVDRTLSLIAAHEIADSVEKVLLERYPGAELIVHVDPQGVIERRDHFER, via the coding sequence ATGAGCGAACTGGAACGCGCGACAATCGACATCAGGGAAGCGGCGCCGCTGATGAAGCGCGCGGCCTATGCGTCCATTTCCGTCGCCATCGTGCTCATCGCGGTCAAGTTCGCGGCTGGTCTTTACACCGGTTCGGTCGCCATTCTCTCGTCGCTCGTCGATTCGATGCTGGATCTGATGGCCTCGGCCGTCAGCCTGTTCGCGATCTTCCAGGCGGTAACGCCCGCGGATCGTCTCCACCGTTTCGGCCACGGCAAGGCCGAGGCTATCGGCAGTCTGGTACAGGCCGCGGTGATGATGGGCTCGTCGGCGTTCGTGCTGTTCGAGGCGGCGACCCGTCTCGTCGCGCCGCCGCAGGTCCGGAACGCCGAGGCTGGTATTGGCGTGATGGGGTTCTCCATCGCCGCCACCGTGGGCCTGGTGCTGTACCAGAGGCATATCGTGCGCAAGACGGGCTCGACCGCCATTTCCGCCGATTCACTGCATTACACGAGCGACATTCTTATCAATCTCAGCGTGATCGTCGCGCTCGTGATCGCGGGTTACACTGGCTTTGCCTACGCCGACCCCATCTTCGCCCTTGGTATCGCCGGCTATCTGGCGTGGAGTGCTTTCGCCATTGTGCGGGGGTCGTTCAACGTGCTGATGGACAAGGAGTTGACGGATGACGACAGGGCGGCGGTGAAGACCCTCGTGCGCGCGCATCCCGGCGTCCTCGCCATCCACGATCTGCGCACACGCTCATCCGGCGCCAACGTCTTCATCCAGTTCCACATCGAGGTCGATCGAACACTGAGCCTGATCGCGGCGCACGAGATTGCCGATTCGGTGGAAAAGGTGCTGCTCGAGCGCTATCCCGGCGCCGAGCTCATCGTGCATGTGGATCCGCAGGGCGTCATCGAACGCCGCGATCATTTCGAGAGGTAG
- a CDS encoding glutathione S-transferase family protein — MSIILTAFESSPDEGRGLARDMRVRWALEEVGQAYHVRLVSFAAMKEAAHLALHPFGQIPTYEDGDLVLFETGAIVLHVAQRHPGLLPEDADARARATAWMFAALNTVEPPIVEREQSWYLEGDKPWYAERLPGLNARVRARLDPLSARLADAEWLDGAFSAADLLMVTVLRRLEGSDILEDYPTLRAYIARGEARPAYRRAFADQLAVFTASRPVG, encoded by the coding sequence ATGAGCATCATCCTCACCGCCTTCGAAAGTTCACCCGACGAGGGACGGGGGCTCGCGCGCGACATGCGGGTTCGCTGGGCGCTGGAGGAGGTGGGGCAGGCCTATCATGTCCGCCTGGTGTCGTTCGCGGCGATGAAGGAGGCGGCGCATCTGGCGCTGCACCCTTTCGGACAGATCCCGACCTATGAGGACGGCGATCTGGTGCTTTTCGAAACCGGCGCGATCGTGCTCCATGTCGCCCAGCGGCATCCGGGCCTGCTGCCCGAGGATGCCGATGCGCGGGCACGCGCTACCGCGTGGATGTTCGCGGCGCTCAACACGGTGGAGCCGCCCATCGTCGAGCGCGAACAGTCCTGGTATTTGGAGGGCGACAAGCCCTGGTATGCCGAGCGCCTGCCTGGCCTCAATGCGCGGGTGCGCGCACGGCTGGACCCGCTGTCCGCGCGCCTGGCCGATGCCGAGTGGCTCGACGGGGCGTTCAGCGCCGCCGATCTGCTGATGGTGACCGTGCTGCGCCGGCTGGAAGGATCGGACATCCTTGAGGATTATCCGACCCTGCGCGCCTATATCGCCCGGGGCGAAGCGCGTCCCGCCTACCGGCGTGCCTTTGCTGACCAGCTGGCGGTGTTCACCGCGAGCCGACCGGTGGGCTAA
- a CDS encoding SDR family oxidoreductase: MNGTQLPLNEDRKTLILTGASRGIGHATVKRFSSAGWRVITCSRMAFSEDCPWDGGEDNHIQIDLADPDSRSKGIELMRQRLNGSPLNALVNNAGISPKGPGGVRLSSIDTPVDVWHRVYEVNLVAPLLLARGLMDELKAARGAVVNVTSIADSRVHPFAGTAYATSKAALAALTREMASDFGPHGIRVNAIAPGEIDTSILSPGTDKIVEQIPMRRLGTPEEVAKAIYFLCSEQSSYVTGAELHVNGGQHV, translated from the coding sequence TTGAACGGAACCCAGTTGCCCCTGAACGAAGACCGCAAGACCCTGATCCTGACCGGCGCCAGCCGGGGCATCGGGCACGCCACCGTGAAGCGCTTCTCCAGCGCCGGGTGGCGCGTGATCACCTGTTCGCGCATGGCGTTCTCCGAAGACTGTCCATGGGACGGCGGCGAAGACAACCACATCCAGATCGATCTGGCCGATCCCGACAGCCGCTCCAAGGGAATCGAGCTGATGCGCCAGCGGCTGAACGGCAGCCCGCTCAACGCGCTGGTCAACAATGCGGGCATCTCGCCCAAGGGACCGGGCGGCGTGCGTCTCAGTTCCATCGACACGCCGGTCGACGTCTGGCACCGGGTCTACGAGGTGAATCTGGTGGCGCCGCTGCTGCTGGCGCGGGGGCTGATGGACGAGCTCAAGGCGGCGCGCGGCGCCGTGGTCAACGTCACGTCCATCGCCGACAGCCGGGTGCATCCGTTCGCCGGCACCGCCTATGCCACGTCGAAGGCGGCGCTGGCCGCGCTGACCCGCGAGATGGCGTCGGATTTCGGGCCGCATGGCATCCGGGTCAACGCCATCGCGCCGGGCGAGATCGACACGTCGATCCTGTCGCCTGGCACCGACAAGATCGTTGAGCAGATTCCCATGCGCCGTCTTGGCACGCCGGAGGAGGTCGCCAAGGCGATCTATTTCCTGTGCTCCGAGCAGTCCAGCTACGTCACCGGCGCGGAACTGCACGTCAATGGCGGGCAGCACGTCTAG
- a CDS encoding ABC transporter ATP-binding protein: MIVANAVTYEYPNLRALSDVSFSIGEGAIAALIGPNGAGKTTLLRCLAALDRPYSGSIAVDGVDTADHPREVHKRIGYLSDFFGVYGDLTVERCLRHAAMANGVDTAKVGAAVSRAAARVGLSDRMSATSGTLSRGLRQRLGIAQAMIHDPTVLLLDEPASGLDPEARHSLSLLFRTLRDQGMTLLVSSHILSELEDYATEVLFIRDGKLMQHSAIGVQETSPTIRIRVELARPAPALREALSRTPGVAIDSCEETEAIITVAVDPDARRAVLAALVGADLPVIEFAEHRERLQESYLSFVDGLEAGR; this comes from the coding sequence ATGATCGTCGCCAACGCCGTTACCTATGAATACCCGAATTTGCGGGCCCTTTCGGACGTCAGCTTCTCCATCGGCGAAGGCGCCATCGCGGCCCTCATTGGCCCCAATGGCGCCGGCAAGACCACGCTGCTGCGCTGTCTCGCGGCGCTGGACCGGCCCTATTCGGGCAGCATCGCCGTCGATGGCGTCGACACCGCCGATCACCCGCGCGAGGTCCACAAACGCATCGGCTATCTATCGGATTTCTTCGGCGTCTATGGCGACCTGACCGTCGAGCGCTGCCTGCGCCATGCCGCCATGGCCAATGGCGTCGACACCGCCAAGGTCGGCGCCGCCGTGTCCCGCGCCGCGGCCCGCGTCGGTCTGTCCGACCGCATGTCGGCGACCTCCGGCACCCTGTCGCGCGGATTGCGCCAGCGCCTCGGCATTGCTCAGGCGATGATCCACGATCCGACCGTGCTGCTGCTCGACGAGCCGGCCTCCGGCCTCGACCCCGAAGCGCGCCATTCGCTGTCGCTGTTGTTTCGCACCTTGCGCGACCAGGGCATGACGCTGCTGGTGTCGTCGCACATTCTTTCCGAGCTGGAAGACTACGCCACCGAGGTGCTGTTCATCCGTGACGGCAAGCTGATGCAGCATTCGGCCATCGGCGTGCAGGAGACGTCGCCGACGATCCGTATCCGCGTCGAACTGGCGCGGCCCGCTCCCGCCCTGCGTGAGGCGTTGTCACGGACGCCCGGTGTCGCCATCGATTCATGCGAGGAGACCGAGGCCATCATTACCGTCGCGGTCGATCCCGACGCGCGCCGCGCTGTTCTGGCGGCGCTGGTGGGCGCGGACTTGCCGGTCATCGAATTCGCCGAACACCGCGAGCGTCTGCAGGAATCCTATCTGTCCTTTGTCGACGGGCTGGAGGCAGGCCGATGA
- a CDS encoding crotonase/enoyl-CoA hydratase family protein, whose amino-acid sequence MTTYKSLKTEVKDRILTITLNRPERLNAFNFDMQSEMVEVFKKVNDEDEVRAVIVTGEGRGFCAGADLGAGGSTFDTDKRPSIDKVGPGGLWRDGGGRVTLQIFECLKPVIAACNGPAVGVGVTMQLPMDIRLASTEARYGFVFGRRGLVMEACSSWFLPRLVGIQQATKWCYSGRVFPAQEALDGGLVSEILAPEDLIPRAREIGREIAENTSAVSVALMRQMMWRMLGASHPMEAHNIDSRGIATLGKMADAAEGVTSFLEKRPADYKLKVSEDMPGWFPWWDEPRFG is encoded by the coding sequence ATGACCACCTACAAGTCGCTCAAGACCGAGGTGAAGGATCGCATCCTCACCATCACGCTGAACCGCCCGGAACGGCTGAACGCCTTCAACTTCGACATGCAGTCGGAAATGGTCGAGGTGTTCAAGAAGGTGAATGACGAGGACGAGGTCCGCGCGGTCATCGTCACCGGCGAAGGCCGCGGCTTCTGCGCCGGCGCCGACCTGGGCGCGGGCGGCTCCACCTTCGACACCGACAAGCGCCCCAGCATCGACAAGGTCGGCCCCGGCGGCCTGTGGCGCGACGGCGGTGGCCGCGTGACCCTGCAGATCTTCGAGTGCCTGAAGCCGGTCATCGCCGCCTGCAACGGCCCGGCGGTGGGCGTCGGTGTCACCATGCAGCTGCCCATGGACATCCGCCTCGCCTCGACCGAGGCGCGCTATGGTTTCGTGTTCGGCCGCCGCGGCCTGGTGATGGAAGCGTGCTCCAGCTGGTTCCTGCCGCGCCTCGTCGGCATCCAGCAGGCGACCAAATGGTGCTATTCGGGCCGCGTCTTCCCGGCGCAGGAAGCGCTCGATGGCGGCCTGGTGTCGGAAATCCTGGCGCCCGAGGACCTGATCCCGCGCGCCCGCGAGATCGGCCGTGAGATCGCCGAGAACACTTCCGCCGTCTCCGTGGCGCTGATGCGCCAGATGATGTGGCGCATGCTGGGCGCGTCGCACCCCATGGAAGCCCACAACATCGACAGCCGCGGCATCGCCACCCTGGGCAAGATGGCCGACGCCGCCGAAGGCGTCACCTCGTTCCTGGAAAAGCGCCCGGCGGACTACAAGCTGAAAGTGTCCGAAGACATGCCCGGCTGGTTCCCCTGGTGGGACGAACCCCGCTTCGGCTGA
- a CDS encoding peptidoglycan-binding protein, which produces MCPQVLGTVAIKDSQNEWWRQYNLGNPASVIKLIVMKSGCFKLVDRGQGMEMMKAERDLVGDDELQRGSDIGKGQMVAADYFILPDLVTQDSDTGGSAVGAGIGGMIGGGFGAALGGIKTKKLEAQALLTLTNARTGVQELIAEGTYKKTDVSFGLGGGGFAGMGLALAAAGGGYADTDIGKVITLAYIKAYRNMVVQMGGLSGDARMTAPLPAQRLLERTALLSEPRDDAAPVRGLREGILLHPTGNKSGLYWEVEEPNGDRGWVLSELLELAK; this is translated from the coding sequence ATGTGCCCGCAGGTGCTGGGCACGGTCGCGATCAAGGATTCGCAGAACGAGTGGTGGCGTCAGTACAACCTCGGCAATCCTGCTTCGGTGATCAAGCTCATCGTCATGAAGTCAGGCTGCTTCAAGCTCGTGGACCGCGGCCAGGGCATGGAAATGATGAAGGCCGAGCGCGATCTGGTGGGCGACGATGAACTGCAGCGCGGTTCGGATATCGGCAAGGGCCAGATGGTCGCCGCCGACTATTTCATTCTGCCCGACCTGGTCACTCAGGACAGCGATACCGGCGGCAGCGCCGTCGGCGCTGGTATCGGTGGCATGATCGGCGGCGGCTTCGGCGCGGCGCTGGGCGGCATCAAGACCAAGAAGCTCGAGGCCCAGGCGCTGCTGACCCTGACCAATGCCCGTACCGGCGTGCAGGAGCTCATCGCCGAAGGCACCTACAAGAAGACCGACGTGTCGTTCGGCCTGGGCGGCGGCGGCTTCGCCGGCATGGGCCTCGCGCTCGCGGCGGCGGGCGGCGGTTACGCCGACACGGATATCGGTAAGGTGATCACGCTGGCCTACATCAAGGCCTATCGCAACATGGTCGTTCAGATGGGTGGCCTGTCGGGCGATGCCAGGATGACCGCGCCGCTGCCCGCGCAGCGTCTGCTGGAGCGGACGGCGCTGCTGTCCGAGCCGCGCGACGACGCGGCGCCGGTGCGCGGCCTGCGCGAAGGCATCCTGCTGCATCCGACCGGCAACAAGTCCGGCCTGTACTGGGAAGTCGAGGAGCCGAATGGCGACCGCGGCTGGGTGCTGTCGGAACTGCTGGAACTGGCCAAGTAA
- a CDS encoding RT0821/Lpp0805 family surface protein produces MRLHRLLCLTALSATMAACASDYEPPMTEAPPPPPPVMAEPEPAPPPPPPPPPTIVPRESGLVAGRDVGGAAAKFLKPEDRAILERTTQQALATGAAGKSIAWSNAATGARGTITPQPAFPMNGKSCREFQQTLFAGGSKSTGYGTACRGPDGVWLLDQNG; encoded by the coding sequence ATGCGGCTTCACCGGCTTTTGTGTCTCACGGCCCTGTCGGCCACCATGGCCGCCTGCGCGAGCGACTACGAGCCGCCCATGACGGAAGCGCCGCCGCCCCCACCGCCCGTGATGGCCGAACCAGAGCCGGCGCCGCCGCCTCCTCCGCCACCGCCGCCGACCATCGTCCCGCGTGAAAGCGGTCTGGTGGCCGGGCGCGATGTAGGCGGCGCGGCCGCCAAATTCCTGAAACCCGAGGACCGGGCCATCCTGGAGCGCACGACCCAGCAGGCGCTGGCCACGGGCGCGGCCGGCAAATCAATCGCCTGGTCGAACGCCGCCACCGGCGCGCGCGGCACCATCACGCCGCAACCCGCCTTCCCGATGAATGGCAAGAGCTGCCGCGAATTCCAGCAGACCCTGTTCGCGGGCGGCAGCAAGTCCACCGGCTACGGGACCGCGTGCCGCGGCCCGGATGGCGTCTGGCTGCTCGATCAGAACGGCTGA
- the pdxH gene encoding pyridoxamine 5'-phosphate oxidase encodes MRVTMNADTDPFARFEQWFAEARQSEPDVPEAMALATADADGSPNVRMVLLKARGPQEGFVFYTNTESAKGGELLANPRAALCFHWKSLGRQVRVRGAVERVSDAQADAYYDSRDRGSRIGAWASKQSRPLEGRFALEKAVAAYAARYAVGKVPRPEYWTGFRIVPQAIEFWQHRDHRLHERQLFNRDGEGWTVQWLYP; translated from the coding sequence ATGCGGGTCACCATGAACGCCGATACCGATCCCTTCGCCCGCTTCGAGCAGTGGTTCGCCGAGGCGCGGCAGTCCGAGCCCGACGTGCCGGAGGCGATGGCGCTGGCCACCGCCGACGCTGATGGTAGCCCCAATGTCCGCATGGTCCTGCTGAAGGCGCGCGGGCCGCAGGAAGGCTTCGTGTTCTATACCAATACGGAAAGCGCCAAGGGCGGCGAGTTGCTGGCCAATCCGCGCGCCGCGCTGTGTTTCCACTGGAAAAGCCTGGGCCGCCAAGTCCGCGTGCGCGGCGCGGTCGAGCGGGTGTCCGACGCGCAGGCCGACGCCTATTACGACAGCCGCGACCGGGGCAGCCGCATCGGTGCCTGGGCGTCGAAACAATCTCGCCCGCTGGAGGGCCGCTTCGCGCTGGAGAAGGCGGTGGCCGCTTATGCGGCGCGCTATGCGGTCGGCAAGGTGCCGCGCCCCGAGTACTGGACAGGGTTCCGGATCGTCCCGCAGGCCATCGAGTTCTGGCAGCATAGGGACCACCGGCTGCACGAGCGGCAGCTGTTCAACAGGGATGGCGAGGGCTGGACCGTGCAATGGCTGTACCCGTGA
- a CDS encoding YoaK family protein, translated as MSLSLPPGPSAILFDATRYDKRTQALAILLSGVAGYVDATGFMATGGFFLSFMSGNTTRLAVGFAEAAPFIALVASLIAAFVLGAMGGSLVGRLAQQRRRGAVLLFVAALLAAAGGLAAMGHDWVAVVLAAGSMGAENAVFEDEGDVRIGLTYMTGALVKFAQRLLASFFGEARWAWLSHLLLWFGLVMGAVVGAATYPHLGLQGLWAASVALVILAGIAYLMGPARPRKACDV; from the coding sequence ATATCGCTGTCGCTACCGCCCGGGCCTTCGGCTATCCTTTTTGACGCGACCCGATACGACAAGCGCACCCAGGCCCTCGCGATCCTGCTGTCCGGCGTCGCCGGTTATGTCGACGCGACCGGATTCATGGCGACGGGCGGGTTCTTTCTTTCCTTCATGAGCGGCAACACGACGCGTCTGGCCGTGGGCTTTGCCGAGGCCGCGCCGTTCATCGCGCTTGTGGCGAGCCTGATCGCCGCCTTCGTGCTGGGCGCCATGGGCGGGTCGCTGGTCGGCAGGTTGGCGCAGCAGCGCCGTCGCGGCGCGGTGTTGCTGTTCGTCGCGGCCCTGCTCGCGGCAGCCGGCGGCCTGGCCGCGATGGGCCATGACTGGGTCGCCGTGGTTCTGGCGGCCGGGTCGATGGGCGCGGAGAACGCGGTGTTCGAGGACGAGGGCGACGTGCGCATCGGCCTCACCTACATGACCGGCGCGCTGGTGAAATTCGCCCAGCGCCTCCTGGCGAGCTTCTTTGGCGAGGCGCGGTGGGCATGGCTCTCCCACCTGCTGCTCTGGTTCGGGCTTGTCATGGGCGCGGTCGTGGGGGCGGCGACCTACCCTCATCTCGGTCTGCAAGGGCTATGGGCCGCTTCGGTTGCGCTGGTGATACTGGCGGGGATTGCCTACCTGATGGGGCCGGCACGTCCGCGCAAGGCGTGCGATGTCTAG
- a CDS encoding DUF2171 domain-containing protein has product MSDLSRVTAHMEIIGADGVHIGTVDKVEGNRIRMTKADSGSHSDHHHYISGALVAEVEGNQVRLSASGDAAALLEEEEGGEALADKRP; this is encoded by the coding sequence ATGTCCGATCTCAGCCGCGTCACGGCCCATATGGAAATCATCGGCGCCGATGGCGTCCACATCGGCACGGTGGACAAGGTAGAAGGCAATCGCATCAGGATGACGAAGGCCGACAGTGGCTCGCACAGCGACCATCATCACTACATCTCCGGCGCGCTCGTGGCCGAGGTTGAGGGCAATCAGGTCAGGCTGTCCGCCTCAGGCGACGCAGCGGCCCTGCTGGAAGAGGAAGAAGGCGGCGAGGCGTTGGCGGACAAGCGTCCCTGA
- a CDS encoding nuclear transport factor 2 family protein yields MNDEILRQIVDRQEITDGLHWYTKWVDLNRVDKQVQILTEDGRLSFGGGHWIEGRDNIEALITPLVQVYAATHHYITNIEIEFDGADAARSQCYLHAWHRPVDGGDDFVLYAQYHDRWVRTADGWRIKERRLKTAGTTGRPEGMAGMDPLDRAPSRT; encoded by the coding sequence ATGAATGATGAAATTCTCAGACAGATCGTGGACCGCCAGGAGATCACCGACGGCCTCCACTGGTACACCAAATGGGTCGACCTCAACCGGGTCGACAAGCAGGTGCAGATCCTCACCGAGGACGGGCGCCTCTCGTTTGGCGGCGGCCACTGGATCGAGGGGCGCGATAATATCGAGGCCTTGATCACGCCGCTGGTGCAGGTCTACGCCGCGACCCACCACTACATCACCAATATCGAGATCGAGTTCGACGGCGCCGACGCGGCGCGCTCCCAGTGCTACCTCCATGCCTGGCACCGCCCGGTCGACGGCGGCGACGACTTCGTGCTCTATGCGCAGTATCACGACCGCTGGGTCAGGACGGCGGACGGCTGGCGGATCAAGGAACGCCGCCTGAAGACCGCCGGCACCACCGGCCGCCCCGAAGGCATGGCCGGCATGGACCCGCTCGACCGCGCTCCGTCCCGCACATAA
- the aroC gene encoding chorismate synthase — MSHNTFGHLFRVTTWGESHGPAIGCVVDGAPPLLPLDEAFIQGFLDKRKPGQSRFTTQRREPDAVKILSGVFEGRTTGTPIQLMIENVDQRSKDYGDIVSKFRPGHADYTYMAKYGIRDYRGGGRSSARETASRVAAGAVARRILGEDVVIRGALVRIGEHAVDPSDWDWSETGNNPFWSPSARTATVWEDYLDGIRKAGSSVGAVIEVHASGIPAGWGAPLYGKLDADLAAAMMSINAVKGVEIGSGFEAATLTGEANADEMRAGNDGVPRFLSNKAGGVLGGISTGQDVVVRFAVKPTSSILSPRQTVTVTGEETDIVTKGRHDPCVGIRAVPVGEAMMACVLADHLLRHRAQVG, encoded by the coding sequence ATGTCGCACAACACATTCGGTCATCTGTTCCGGGTCACGACCTGGGGCGAAAGTCATGGTCCGGCCATCGGCTGCGTCGTCGATGGCGCGCCGCCGCTGCTGCCTCTGGACGAGGCGTTCATTCAGGGCTTCCTGGACAAGCGCAAGCCCGGCCAGTCGCGCTTCACCACGCAACGGCGCGAGCCGGACGCGGTGAAGATCCTCTCGGGCGTGTTCGAGGGCAGGACCACCGGCACGCCGATCCAGCTGATGATCGAGAACGTGGACCAGCGCTCGAAGGACTATGGCGACATCGTCAGCAAGTTCCGGCCCGGTCACGCCGACTACACCTACATGGCCAAGTACGGCATCCGTGACTATCGCGGCGGCGGACGCTCCTCGGCGCGCGAGACCGCGTCCCGGGTCGCGGCCGGCGCCGTGGCGCGGCGCATTCTGGGCGAGGACGTGGTCATCCGCGGCGCGCTGGTGCGCATCGGGGAACATGCCGTCGATCCGTCGGACTGGGACTGGAGCGAAACCGGCAACAACCCGTTCTGGTCACCCAGCGCCCGTACGGCCACGGTCTGGGAAGACTATCTGGACGGCATTCGCAAGGCCGGCAGTTCGGTCGGCGCCGTGATCGAGGTCCATGCCTCGGGCATCCCGGCAGGCTGGGGCGCGCCGCTCTATGGCAAGCTGGATGCTGATCTCGCCGCCGCGATGATGAGCATCAACGCGGTGAAAGGCGTCGAGATCGGCAGTGGTTTCGAGGCCGCGACGCTTACCGGAGAAGCCAACGCGGACGAAATGCGTGCCGGCAATGACGGCGTGCCGCGTTTCCTCTCCAACAAGGCAGGCGGCGTGCTGGGCGGCATTTCCACCGGGCAGGACGTGGTCGTGCGCTTCGCGGTCAAACCGACATCGTCCATCCTGTCGCCGCGTCAGACGGTGACCGTCACCGGCGAGGAGACGGACATCGTCACCAAGGGCCGCCACGATCCGTGCGTGGGCATCCGCGCCGTTCCCGTGGGCGAGGCCATGATGGCCTGTGTCCTGGCCGATCACCTGCTGCGCCACCGCGCGCAGGTCGGATAG
- a CDS encoding ArsC family reductase encodes MIDVYGIKNCDTVKKARDWLDASGIAYRFHDFKQEGLDAQTAARWIGALGRDVVINKRGTTWRKLSPEQQDLADDAAAAALVSAQPSLVKRPVFDTGGALFVGFGDEQKQALAKT; translated from the coding sequence ATGATCGACGTCTATGGCATCAAGAATTGCGACACGGTGAAGAAGGCCCGCGACTGGCTGGACGCCAGCGGCATCGCCTACCGGTTCCACGACTTCAAGCAGGAAGGCCTTGATGCCCAGACGGCGGCACGCTGGATCGGCGCGCTGGGCCGCGACGTGGTCATCAACAAACGTGGCACGACCTGGCGCAAGCTGTCGCCTGAACAGCAGGACCTGGCCGATGACGCCGCGGCGGCGGCGCTCGTCTCCGCGCAGCCGTCGCTGGTGAAGCGGCCGGTGTTCGATACCGGCGGCGCCCTGTTCGTCGGCTTCGGGGATGAACAAAAGCAGGCTCTCGCCAAGACTTGA